A genomic window from Luteolibacter sp. LG18 includes:
- a CDS encoding TonB-dependent receptor, giving the protein MKSTRFLAASLCGIASTVSAETASDSTRKALPDMVVSAAKEKSLTSPSAQASREELAKTPGGTEVVEADRYLRGRSSTLADTFALSPGVFAQSRFGSDEARISIRGSGLQRTFHGRGIRVMQDGLPLNLADGSFDMQAIEPTAASYIDVWRGANALDQGSSTLGGAIDYVSRTGLNSPGGDVRLEAGSYGYLRAGIAGGFTAGSADLYASFTHQEQNGFRNHAEQENERLFSNIGWRFNDDVETRFYITAVNTNSELPGSLFKSGLNLDPRQAAPANLTLDQHRNFELLRLANKTTVRDGDTTWEFTAGASHKDLDHPISQVIDQNTNDFFGGVTGTNESEVHGHANRLRGGVTFSYGTIDAATYASVFGHRGALLAHADQTATNVEGFLEDQFTVTPGFTLIAGASAAYNRRENDLTFGTGRDYANDYSNVSPKAGFRWDASQEVQVYGNVSGSYEPPSFSESIASTLTNKAQTAVTYELGTRGHHGPVRWDVSLYHADIDNELLSIDHDNNPGTPAITVNADRTQHSGIEAGFEGDLLGTSWDAQPDNRLVVRSAWTYGDFRFDNDSRYGNNKLAGQPPHLIRGELTWENSCGYYAGPTFEWVPVKAFIDQRNTFAADPYAICGFKFGRRQEKGLSWFIEARNLTDEKYAATTGVIENANYADQRQFLPGDGRSLFGGVEWKW; this is encoded by the coding sequence GTGAAATCCACCCGTTTCCTCGCCGCCTCGCTGTGCGGCATCGCCTCCACCGTTTCCGCTGAAACCGCCTCCGATTCGACCCGCAAAGCCCTGCCGGACATGGTCGTCTCAGCGGCCAAGGAGAAATCCCTTACGTCCCCTTCCGCCCAAGCCAGCCGCGAGGAACTCGCGAAGACCCCGGGCGGCACCGAGGTGGTCGAGGCCGACCGCTACCTGCGCGGGCGCTCCTCCACCCTGGCGGATACCTTCGCACTCTCGCCCGGCGTGTTCGCGCAATCGCGCTTCGGCTCGGACGAGGCCCGCATCTCGATCCGCGGCTCCGGCCTGCAACGCACCTTCCACGGCCGCGGCATCCGCGTGATGCAGGACGGCCTGCCGCTGAACCTCGCCGATGGCAGCTTCGACATGCAGGCCATCGAACCGACCGCCGCTTCCTACATCGACGTCTGGCGCGGTGCGAACGCGCTCGACCAAGGCTCGTCCACCCTCGGCGGTGCGATCGACTACGTTTCCCGCACCGGGTTGAACTCGCCGGGCGGCGACGTCCGACTGGAAGCCGGTTCCTACGGTTACCTGCGCGCGGGCATCGCGGGCGGTTTCACCGCGGGTTCGGCGGACCTCTACGCCTCCTTCACCCACCAGGAGCAGAACGGTTTCCGCAACCACGCCGAGCAGGAGAACGAACGCCTGTTTTCCAACATCGGCTGGCGCTTCAACGACGACGTCGAGACGCGCTTCTACATCACCGCGGTGAACACGAACTCGGAGCTGCCGGGCAGTCTGTTCAAGTCCGGGCTGAACCTTGATCCGCGCCAAGCCGCTCCCGCCAACCTCACCCTGGACCAGCATCGCAATTTCGAGCTGCTGCGGCTGGCAAACAAGACCACCGTGCGGGATGGCGACACCACCTGGGAGTTCACCGCGGGCGCGAGCCACAAGGACCTCGACCACCCGATCTCGCAGGTGATCGACCAGAACACGAACGACTTCTTCGGAGGCGTCACCGGCACGAATGAATCCGAGGTCCACGGCCACGCGAACCGGCTGCGCGGCGGCGTGACCTTTTCCTACGGCACGATCGACGCCGCCACCTACGCCAGCGTCTTCGGACACCGCGGCGCGCTGCTCGCCCACGCCGACCAGACGGCCACCAACGTGGAAGGCTTCCTGGAAGACCAGTTCACCGTCACTCCCGGTTTCACCCTCATCGCGGGTGCCAGCGCCGCCTACAACCGCCGCGAGAACGACCTGACCTTCGGCACCGGCCGCGACTACGCGAACGATTACTCGAACGTCTCGCCGAAGGCCGGTTTCCGCTGGGACGCCAGCCAGGAAGTCCAGGTGTATGGCAACGTGTCCGGCAGCTACGAGCCGCCGTCGTTCAGCGAATCGATCGCCTCGACGCTGACCAACAAGGCTCAGACCGCCGTGACTTATGAACTCGGAACCCGCGGCCACCACGGACCGGTGCGCTGGGACGTCTCTCTGTATCACGCGGACATCGACAACGAGCTGCTCTCGATCGACCACGACAACAATCCCGGCACCCCCGCGATCACCGTGAACGCGGACCGCACCCAGCACTCCGGCATCGAGGCCGGATTCGAGGGCGACCTGCTCGGCACCTCATGGGACGCACAGCCGGACAACCGTCTCGTCGTCCGCTCGGCGTGGACCTACGGCGACTTCCGTTTCGACAACGACAGCCGCTACGGCAACAACAAGCTCGCGGGCCAGCCGCCGCACCTCATCCGCGGCGAGCTGACCTGGGAAAACTCCTGCGGCTACTACGCGGGTCCCACCTTCGAATGGGTGCCGGTGAAGGCCTTCATCGACCAGCGGAACACCTTCGCCGCCGATCCGTATGCGATCTGCGGCTTCAAGTTCGGCCGCAGGCAGGAGAAAGGCCTGTCGTGGTTCATCGAGGCCCGCAATCTCACCGACGAGAAATACGCGGCCACCACCGGCGTGATCGAGAACGCCAACTACGCCGACCAGCGCCAGTTCCTGCCCGGCGACGGACGCAGCCTCTTCGGCGGCGTGGAGTGGAAATGGTAA
- a CDS encoding YkgJ family cysteine cluster protein, producing MTSGPSAGSPGNRDVYLDPDTFYVCDRCTACCKWPGDVRLEEEEIPVIAEYLGMTEAAFLDQYTRLRTNRQGLSLIEKENHECIMLEGNSCRIHAVKPGQCGGFPNKWNFPGWRQVCHAKPIPMAEAMARGIAK from the coding sequence GTGACCTCCGGCCCGTCCGCCGGCAGCCCCGGCAACCGCGATGTCTATCTGGATCCGGACACCTTCTACGTCTGCGACCGCTGCACCGCCTGCTGCAAGTGGCCCGGTGACGTGCGATTGGAAGAGGAGGAGATCCCAGTGATCGCGGAGTATCTCGGCATGACCGAGGCCGCCTTCCTCGACCAATACACGCGCCTCCGCACCAACCGCCAGGGCCTCTCGCTGATCGAAAAGGAGAATCATGAGTGCATCATGCTGGAGGGAAACTCCTGCCGCATCCACGCCGTGAAACCCGGCCAGTGCGGCGGCTTTCCCAACAAGTGGAACTTCCCCGGCTGGCGGCAGGTCTGCCACGCGAAGCCGATCCCGATGGCCGAGGCTATGGCCCGAGGGATCGCCAAGTAG
- the mfd gene encoding transcription-repair coupling factor, with amino-acid sequence MTRAADCSHAWLRRAVTQPDFVQRLAPLATGDGEVLFDHAGDASHAWLAAVVTEAARDRKKQRVWLVCDLPRQRERLATELELWGIVALVLPESPTETAEGTIADPEGAAEWFAVLEHLAREKSFVVICGSDAFDSPAPSPGALRDSRTILKPGTQLDPRELSETLASHGYERVPTVAGRGQFAIRGGIVDLFAWQAARPLRLEFFDTELESLREFDLDSQASTRKLEQSELLLAEPPAAAKISDYRHKDDLIVAIGATETYRPDVRILEDTADLEGEEDFSTACYNSPLGVFDAGDFVLEQSRREGFFKQLNEWSRDGWDVGIVFSNDGEQERFADLAGKDLERDLGLTPLRGELLAGFTVPALKLAVLSSSELFGRYRTPGVARRSSLDRARVAIARATIDEISEGDLVVHYEYGIGRFRGIHPGDDGEELAIEYDGGSILSVPLEQAHLVGKYVGLGGKTPDLNKLGSASWKNARKSAEKSILDYAAQLLRVHAERDSQPGHPHPADSRWMFEFENSFHYTETVDQRRAIEESKKDMEAPRPMDRLICGDVGFGKTEVAIRAAFKAVTGGKQVAILVPTTVLAEQHWRTFRERMSDYPVRVDLLNRFRTPSQIRDTIRGLEEGAVDIVIGTHRLVSGDVHFKDLGLVVIDEEQRFGVKHKEKFKELFRQVDVMTLSATPIPRTLYMALMGARDMSTIETPPPNRVPVSTTVCAYDERVIRDAIQREMKRGGQVFFLHNRVKTIELMASKIRQLVPEARILIGHGQMEKDDLEVVMHTFVKGEADVLLATTIIETGIDIPNANTILIDRADRFGLADLYQLRGRVGRAGEKAYAILLLPREMMTTGDARKRIHAIKQYTALGSGFKIAMRDLEIRGAGNLLGTKQSGHIAQIGFDLYCQLLRQSVDRLKGRGQTSHHAETAFKADCVCFSESVYAREDHKAVVPAFLPASWLPETKLRLAAYRELAEAVTEKAVKKLEGSWRDRFGRFPEAVSNLIQVARIKALAAARDVASVELQAQRLMLHRNGDYILLEGKRFPRLTHHLPKPKLDEAEGMLRSL; translated from the coding sequence GTGACCCGCGCGGCGGATTGTTCCCACGCCTGGCTGCGGCGGGCCGTCACGCAGCCGGACTTTGTCCAACGCCTGGCCCCTCTGGCCACCGGCGATGGGGAGGTATTGTTCGATCACGCCGGGGATGCGTCCCACGCCTGGCTCGCCGCGGTGGTGACGGAGGCGGCACGGGATCGCAAAAAGCAACGCGTGTGGCTGGTGTGCGACCTGCCACGCCAACGCGAACGCCTCGCCACCGAACTGGAGCTGTGGGGCATCGTGGCGCTAGTGCTGCCGGAGTCTCCAACGGAAACCGCCGAGGGCACGATCGCCGATCCCGAGGGCGCGGCGGAGTGGTTCGCGGTGTTGGAGCATCTGGCGCGCGAAAAGTCCTTCGTGGTGATCTGCGGTAGCGATGCCTTCGACTCCCCCGCCCCGTCGCCCGGCGCGCTGCGGGACTCGCGCACGATCCTGAAACCGGGCACGCAGCTCGATCCACGCGAGCTTTCGGAGACGCTGGCGTCGCACGGTTACGAACGCGTGCCGACCGTCGCGGGCCGCGGGCAATTCGCGATCCGCGGTGGCATCGTCGACCTCTTCGCCTGGCAGGCCGCGCGACCGCTGCGGTTGGAGTTCTTTGATACCGAACTGGAGTCTCTGCGCGAGTTCGATCTCGATTCGCAGGCGTCGACCCGGAAGCTGGAGCAATCCGAACTGCTGCTGGCCGAGCCGCCCGCCGCGGCGAAGATTTCCGACTACCGCCACAAGGACGACCTGATCGTCGCCATCGGTGCCACCGAGACCTACCGGCCCGATGTCCGCATCCTGGAGGATACCGCGGACCTGGAGGGCGAGGAGGACTTTTCCACCGCCTGCTACAACAGCCCGCTGGGCGTTTTCGATGCCGGTGATTTCGTGCTGGAGCAATCGCGGCGCGAGGGCTTCTTCAAGCAGCTCAACGAATGGAGCCGCGATGGCTGGGACGTCGGCATCGTGTTCTCCAACGATGGCGAGCAGGAACGTTTCGCCGATCTGGCGGGCAAGGACCTGGAGCGCGATCTCGGGCTCACGCCCCTCCGTGGCGAGCTGCTGGCGGGCTTCACCGTGCCGGCGCTGAAGCTGGCGGTGCTGTCGTCCTCGGAACTGTTCGGCCGCTACCGCACGCCCGGCGTGGCGCGGCGAAGCTCGCTGGACCGCGCGCGGGTGGCGATCGCCCGGGCGACCATCGATGAGATTTCGGAGGGCGACCTCGTCGTCCACTATGAATATGGCATCGGCCGTTTCCGCGGCATCCATCCGGGCGACGATGGCGAGGAACTGGCGATCGAATACGATGGCGGCTCGATCCTGAGCGTGCCGTTGGAACAGGCCCACCTCGTCGGCAAATACGTCGGCCTCGGCGGCAAGACGCCCGATCTCAACAAGCTCGGAAGCGCCTCGTGGAAGAACGCGCGGAAGTCCGCGGAGAAATCGATCCTCGATTACGCCGCGCAATTGCTGAGGGTCCACGCCGAGCGCGATTCCCAGCCCGGCCATCCCCATCCGGCGGATTCGCGCTGGATGTTCGAGTTCGAGAACTCCTTCCACTACACCGAGACCGTCGACCAGCGCCGCGCGATCGAGGAATCGAAGAAGGACATGGAGGCACCCCGGCCGATGGACCGGCTGATCTGCGGCGATGTCGGCTTCGGCAAAACCGAGGTGGCGATCCGCGCGGCCTTCAAGGCGGTGACCGGCGGCAAGCAGGTGGCCATCCTGGTGCCCACCACCGTGCTGGCGGAGCAACACTGGCGAACCTTCCGCGAACGCATGTCGGACTACCCGGTGCGCGTGGATTTGCTCAACCGCTTCCGCACCCCCTCGCAGATACGGGACACGATCCGCGGGCTGGAAGAAGGTGCGGTCGACATCGTGATCGGCACCCACCGGCTCGTCTCCGGTGACGTCCATTTCAAGGACCTCGGCCTGGTGGTGATCGACGAGGAGCAGCGCTTCGGCGTGAAGCACAAGGAGAAGTTCAAGGAGCTCTTCCGCCAGGTGGACGTGATGACGCTCTCCGCCACGCCCATTCCCCGCACGCTCTACATGGCGCTGATGGGAGCGCGCGACATGTCGACCATCGAGACCCCGCCGCCGAACCGCGTGCCGGTGTCCACCACCGTCTGCGCCTATGACGAGCGTGTGATCCGCGATGCGATCCAGCGCGAGATGAAACGCGGCGGCCAGGTGTTCTTCCTGCACAACCGGGTGAAGACCATCGAGCTGATGGCCTCGAAGATCCGCCAGCTCGTGCCCGAGGCCCGCATCCTCATCGGCCACGGCCAGATGGAGAAGGATGACCTCGAGGTGGTGATGCACACCTTTGTCAAAGGAGAGGCGGACGTGCTGCTGGCCACCACCATCATCGAGACCGGCATCGACATCCCAAACGCCAACACCATCCTCATCGACCGCGCCGACCGCTTCGGTCTCGCCGACCTCTATCAGCTCCGCGGCCGTGTGGGCCGCGCCGGTGAAAAGGCCTACGCCATCCTGCTGCTGCCGCGGGAGATGATGACCACCGGCGACGCCCGCAAGCGCATCCACGCCATCAAGCAGTACACGGCGCTCGGTTCCGGCTTCAAGATCGCCATGCGCGACCTGGAGATCCGCGGCGCGGGCAACCTGCTCGGCACCAAGCAAAGCGGCCACATTGCCCAGATCGGCTTCGACCTCTACTGCCAGCTCCTGCGGCAATCGGTGGACCGCCTCAAAGGCCGCGGCCAGACCAGCCATCATGCCGAAACGGCGTTCAAGGCGGACTGTGTGTGTTTCAGTGAAAGCGTCTATGCGCGGGAGGATCACAAGGCGGTCGTGCCGGCGTTCCTACCAGCCTCGTGGCTGCCCGAGACGAAGCTGCGTCTCGCGGCCTACCGCGAACTCGCCGAGGCGGTGACGGAGAAGGCCGTGAAGAAACTGGAAGGCTCGTGGCGGGATCGCTTCGGGCGCTTCCCGGAGGCGGTGTCGAATCTCATCCAAGTGGCGCGGATCAAGGCCCTCGCCGCGGCACGCGATGTCGCCTCGGTGGAACTCCAGGCCCAGCGCCTGATGCTGCACCGGAATGGCGATTACATCCTGCTGGAGGGCAAGCGTTTCCCGCGCCTCACTCATCATCTCCCCAAGCCGAAGCTCGATGAGGCGGAGGGGATGCTGAGGTCGTTGTGA
- the obgE gene encoding GTPase ObgE, whose product MFVDHIRIFAKAGDGGNGAVSFRREKFVPRGGPDGGDGGNGGDIVLVVDPSTDNLRQFFYDPKLIAQDGKPGGGVRKTGKGGKKVVARVPPGTVVYRSTAATVMEAVEAERSDEGIDLDPVADLTENGQEFILCAGGIGGKGNWNFRTSTNQAPQEHTLGTPGDQAVFYLELRRIADAGLVGFPNAGKSTLLGKLSAAKPKVAAYPFTTLQPMVGVAEFGGFRRCTIADIPGLIEGAHENRGLGHEFLRHITRCRVLLFVVDMGGTEGRDPVSDIEILRKEIKEYDAELARFPWIVVANKMDVEGATENLEIFKQRFPKVEVIPISAELEEGLDNLKQYLDNEIAYKYNK is encoded by the coding sequence ATGTTCGTCGACCACATCCGCATCTTTGCGAAAGCCGGCGACGGTGGAAACGGTGCCGTTTCCTTCCGTCGTGAGAAATTCGTGCCCCGTGGGGGCCCGGACGGTGGCGACGGCGGCAACGGTGGCGACATCGTGCTGGTGGTCGACCCGTCCACCGACAACCTCCGCCAGTTCTTCTACGATCCGAAACTGATCGCCCAGGACGGCAAGCCCGGCGGAGGCGTCCGCAAGACCGGCAAGGGCGGCAAGAAGGTCGTCGCCCGCGTTCCCCCGGGCACCGTCGTCTATCGCAGCACCGCGGCCACCGTGATGGAGGCCGTGGAGGCCGAGCGCAGCGACGAAGGCATCGACCTCGATCCTGTGGCGGACCTCACCGAGAACGGCCAGGAATTCATCCTCTGCGCCGGTGGTATCGGCGGCAAGGGCAACTGGAACTTCCGCACCTCCACCAACCAGGCTCCCCAGGAGCACACGCTCGGTACCCCGGGCGACCAGGCCGTGTTCTACCTGGAACTGCGCCGCATCGCCGATGCCGGCCTCGTCGGCTTCCCGAACGCGGGCAAGTCCACGCTCCTCGGCAAGCTCTCCGCCGCCAAGCCGAAGGTGGCGGCTTATCCCTTCACCACCCTCCAGCCGATGGTGGGTGTCGCCGAGTTCGGCGGTTTCCGCCGCTGCACGATCGCCGACATCCCCGGCCTGATCGAGGGTGCGCATGAGAACCGCGGCCTCGGCCACGAGTTCCTCCGCCACATCACCCGCTGCCGCGTCCTCCTCTTCGTGGTGGACATGGGCGGCACCGAGGGCCGCGACCCGGTGTCGGACATCGAGATCCTCCGCAAGGAGATCAAGGAATACGACGCCGAGCTCGCCCGCTTCCCGTGGATCGTGGTGGCGAACAAGATGGACGTCGAAGGAGCCACGGAGAACCTCGAGATCTTCAAACAGCGCTTCCCGAAGGTCGAGGTGATCCCGATCTCCGCCGAGCTGGAGGAGGGTCTGGATAACCTCAAGCAGTATCTCGATAACGAGATCGCATACAAATACAACAAGTGA
- a CDS encoding N-acetylmuramoyl-L-alanine amidase: MRSCAILFSLLVCALFSTNCTQIGPPGGGPDRVLNWRPTPIPQAQPGSLSTSTLVRKINLKPDMVAKGTYGRKVVRPMNPRYITIHSTQNFSADASKHALALKRGALRAPKRKGFNRIGFLIWHFTVDSRVAIQHMPCNEQGEHADFNGPGNNYSIGIEMCENRGGNRTATIERAAMLTAYLMKRYNIPLRNVVPHYHWPRHGCSPEHKNCPWFLMDNGRPGAKWRWFQGKVNYYYRSLQ, encoded by the coding sequence ATGCGTTCGTGCGCCATCCTGTTCTCCCTTCTCGTCTGCGCCCTGTTCTCGACGAACTGCACCCAGATCGGCCCGCCGGGCGGTGGCCCGGACCGCGTCCTGAACTGGCGTCCGACCCCGATTCCCCAGGCCCAGCCCGGCTCGCTTTCGACGTCCACCTTGGTCCGCAAGATCAACCTCAAGCCGGACATGGTCGCGAAGGGCACCTACGGTCGCAAGGTGGTGCGCCCGATGAACCCGCGCTACATCACCATCCACAGCACCCAGAACTTCTCCGCGGATGCCTCGAAGCACGCGCTGGCCCTGAAGCGCGGCGCCCTCCGCGCCCCGAAACGCAAGGGCTTCAACCGCATCGGCTTCCTCATCTGGCACTTCACCGTGGACTCCCGCGTGGCCATCCAACACATGCCCTGCAACGAACAGGGCGAGCACGCCGATTTCAACGGCCCCGGCAACAACTACTCGATCGGCATCGAGATGTGCGAGAACCGCGGCGGCAACCGCACCGCCACCATCGAGCGCGCGGCCATGCTCACCGCCTACCTGATGAAGCGCTACAACATCCCGCTGCGCAACGTCGTCCCGCACTACCACTGGCCGCGCCACGGTTGCAGCCCGGAGCACAAGAACTGCCCGTGGTTCCTCATGGACAACGGCCGCCCGGGCGCGAAGTGGCGCTGGTTCCAAGGCAAGGTGAACTACTACTACCGCTCGCTGCAGTGA
- a CDS encoding L-dopachrome tautomerase-related protein — translation MNPPRFLSRCVAVAGAFCLPALHAEEKLIEVASFGDHQPIGMAVSGEPNRVFVSFPHREPFANALLEITDGKQAPFPNAEWNVSNPTDEAHHFINAQDLFADDRHNLWLLDSAPSSGASILNKDGTSTRATGRFKVVKIDLTRNEVAEIYPFDDLPKDKSALNDLCIDHTHGLAYLSDPGLKAIVVLDLKTKQSRVVLRDDPAMLATPGFKLTIDGKEVVDGSGRPFVSNVNGIALTHDDRWFYFRAINQTWLRQIETRWLADASLSDQELSAKIEKVAETGVCHGMVADKKGNIYVTDSQAKAIRYVTPEGKVETLVHDERLIWPDSLGIGSDGYLYLTASQICRDAKFNGGKPAYSLPFRAYKVKLP, via the coding sequence ATGAATCCTCCGCGTTTCCTCTCCCGGTGTGTTGCCGTTGCGGGCGCCTTCTGCCTGCCCGCCCTCCACGCGGAGGAAAAGCTCATCGAAGTCGCCTCGTTCGGCGATCACCAGCCCATCGGCATGGCGGTTTCCGGGGAGCCGAACCGCGTCTTCGTTTCCTTCCCCCATCGGGAGCCCTTCGCCAACGCGCTGCTGGAAATCACCGATGGCAAACAGGCCCCCTTTCCCAATGCAGAATGGAATGTCTCCAATCCCACCGACGAGGCACATCACTTCATCAACGCCCAGGACCTCTTCGCCGATGACCGCCACAACCTGTGGCTGCTGGATTCCGCGCCCTCCAGCGGGGCATCGATCTTGAACAAGGACGGCACCTCCACCCGGGCCACCGGGCGCTTCAAGGTCGTGAAGATCGACCTGACCCGCAACGAAGTCGCTGAGATCTACCCCTTCGACGATCTGCCGAAGGACAAAAGCGCCCTCAACGACCTGTGCATCGATCACACCCACGGCCTCGCCTACCTGTCCGATCCGGGCTTGAAGGCGATCGTCGTGCTCGATCTCAAGACGAAGCAATCGCGCGTCGTCCTGCGGGATGATCCGGCGATGCTCGCCACCCCGGGCTTCAAGCTGACGATCGACGGAAAGGAGGTGGTGGACGGCTCCGGCAGGCCGTTCGTTTCGAACGTCAACGGCATCGCGCTCACTCACGACGACCGCTGGTTCTACTTCCGCGCCATCAACCAGACGTGGCTGCGCCAGATCGAAACCCGCTGGCTGGCCGACGCCTCGCTCAGCGACCAGGAGCTCTCCGCTAAAATCGAGAAGGTCGCCGAAACCGGTGTCTGCCACGGCATGGTCGCAGACAAGAAGGGAAACATCTACGTCACCGACTCCCAGGCCAAGGCCATCCGCTACGTCACACCGGAGGGAAAGGTCGAAACGCTGGTTCACGATGAACGCCTGATCTGGCCGGATTCCCTAGGCATCGGTTCGGACGGTTACCTGTATCTCACCGCCTCCCAGATCTGCCGCGATGCGAAATTCAACGGCGGCAAACCCGCCTACTCGCTACCCTTCCGCGCCTACAAGGTGAAGCTGCCCTGA
- a CDS encoding gamma-glutamylcyclotransferase family protein: MSESRHRVFVYGTLRTGGSNHHRMAGATFIAPATVSGRLYRIDWYPGVVLDPEAGLVSGEIYEVDDSRLAALDDYEGSEYRRVETEALLTDGSSARVLIWEWCLEVDESRRIPGGDWLEAVLP, encoded by the coding sequence GTGAGCGAATCCCGTCACCGCGTTTTCGTTTACGGCACCCTCCGCACCGGCGGCTCGAACCACCACCGGATGGCCGGGGCGACCTTCATCGCTCCAGCCACGGTGTCCGGCCGCCTTTACCGGATCGATTGGTATCCGGGCGTGGTCCTTGATCCAGAAGCGGGGCTAGTTTCCGGGGAGATCTACGAGGTGGATGATTCCCGCCTCGCTGCTCTCGATGACTACGAGGGCAGTGAATACCGGCGGGTGGAAACCGAAGCGCTTCTCACCGATGGTAGCTCCGCGCGGGTCCTGATCTGGGAATGGTGTCTGGAGGTCGATGAATCCCGGCGCATTCCGGGCGGCGATTGGCTGGAGGCCGTTCTGCCGTAG